A genomic region of Cannabis sativa cultivar Pink pepper isolate KNU-18-1 chromosome 1, ASM2916894v1, whole genome shotgun sequence contains the following coding sequences:
- the LOC133030458 gene encoding uncharacterized protein LOC133030458, translated as MDIKGELKYRYDIKMNYMKAWRSKEHAVNDLRGNTSDSYNLIPSFLHMVEKRNPGSVVDLKTTEDNILLFVFMALDASIKGRGACRPIVVVDGTFLKTAYGGTLLCACTQDAASHIFPLAFCVADSENDQSWKWFFKKFKEAYGVREHQCLISDRNESLIKAEIYPEITHSFYGYHILSNLKTSFKQHAAKYNLPFFGAVKAYTEKQFEFPMAELDGLDKRIRPYLKKVGYEKWSRIHSQNKRYSTIISNISESLNAANLAARELPITTLLECLRALVQQWTHTNRTKVKATTDYLFEVTRMKES; from the exons ATGGACATAAAAGGAGAGTTGAAATACAGGTATGACATCAAGATGAACTACATGAAAGCTTGGAGAAGTAAGGAACATGCAGTAAATGACTTAAGAGGAAACACTAGTGACTCGTACAACCTAATACCGAGTTTCTTACACATGGTGGAAAAAAGAAACCCAGGATCAGTTGTGGATCTGAAAACAACAGAAGACAACATCTTACTTTTTGTTTTCATGGCGTTGGACGCATCCATAAAAGGGCGGGGAGCATGCAGACCGATAGTTGTGGTGGACGGAACATTCCTCAAAACAGCTTATGGGGGAACTTTGTTGTGCGCATGCACACAAGATGCAGCAAGTCATATTTTTCCACTAGCGTTTTGTGTTGCAGATTCTGAGAATGACCAATCTTGGAAATGgttcttcaaaaaatttaaagaagcgTATGGGGTCCGGGAACACCAATGCCTAATTTCAGACAGGAATGAAAGCCTCATCAAAGCAGAAATATATCCAGAAATTACACACAGTTTCTACGGGTACCACATTTTGAGCAACCTTAAAACAAGCTTCAAACAACATGCTGCCAAATACAATCTGCCATTCTTTGGAGCAGTGAAAGCCTACACAGAAAAGCAATTCGAGTTCCCCATGGCTGAATTGGATGGATTGGACAAACGCATAAGACCTTACTTAAAAAAAGTCGGTTATGAAAAGTGGTCAAGAATTCATAGCCAAAACAAGAGGTATTCTACAATAATCTCAAACATATCAGAATCACTGAACGCCGCAAATCTAGCAGCAAGGGAGCTACCAATTACAACCCTGCTAGAATGCTTGAGAGCATTGGTGCAACAATGGACACATACTAATAGGACAAAA GTTAAAGCAACAACAGATTACTTGTTCGAGGTAACAAGAATGAAAGAATCGTGA
- the LOC133031699 gene encoding uncharacterized protein LOC133031699: MYSAEPKIKVTTTDYLFCSSITSLYEKFVEKKNDISVLSLSHNVTQYICGGKILCATPWHLVDHVVMPINVKLQDHWICGRLNIAERWIYLYNSLRSGRYMTAAKEACKSFSVILPYYFSMLDFKGLRNESKFSTMEPFPIVVVDGLPEQVTADCGVFVASFAEYFIDGKPIPSSGFDVKIHRDRLAVLFYHYGMKKQLENIESESEAPPSLPKK; the protein is encoded by the exons ATGTACTCAGCCGAGCCGAAAATCAAAGTCACCACAACTGATTACCTTTTTTGTTCTAGCATAACAAGCTTGTATGAGAAGTTTGTTGAGAAAAAGAACGATATATCGGTGTTGTCTCTTTCTCATAATGTGACCCAGTACATCTGTGGTGGTAAGATATTATGTGCCACTCCTTGGCATTTGGTTGATCATGTTGTTATGCCTATCAATGTCAAATTACAGGATCATTGGATTTGTGGTCGTTTAAACATAGCTGAGCGGTGGATATATCTGTACAATTCATTGCGTTCTGGAAGGTATATGACAGCTGCCAAAGAAGCTTGCAAGtctttttctgttattttaccATATTATTTCTCTATGTTAGACTTCAAAGGCCTTCGCAATGAATCTAAGTTTAGCACGATGGAACCGTTCCcgattgttgttgttgatggtTTACCCGAGCAGGTCACAGC TGATTGTGGTGTTTTCGTAGCATCATTTGCTGAGTATTTCATTGATGGCAAACCCATCCCATCCTCTggttttgatgtgaaaattCACCGCGATCGTTTGGCTGTGTTATTTTATCATTATGGCATGAAGAAGCAACTTGAGAACATTGAAAGTGAATCCGAGGCCCCTCCCAGCCTTCCCAAGAAATGA